A region of Homalodisca vitripennis isolate AUS2020 unplaced genomic scaffold, UT_GWSS_2.1 ScUCBcl_23;HRSCAF=586, whole genome shotgun sequence DNA encodes the following proteins:
- the LOC124370156 gene encoding uncharacterized protein LOC124370156: protein MFDTELFINEVSIRPPLWDLKLKDYSNRDLKSKLWIEVARIVLSNWEQMTNEEKNKEVKELQKKWRSLRDCFAREMKNLKLPSGSSQKKKKKYVYFDQLLFLTANNTDRRTTTNVPDEQPDIGNENAATEENNEDLTEVVASEPATPNQVAPNQAAPNRINKKYRQTPFEMAVLKHLTNASKPTDEEEEADKHFLLSFLPMLKNLPVDKKLWVRMKFTEVMQQALAVERYNPPPAFFAHSSHQWQQLPNVPNHPQYNYPNWTDASPRERQANIQSPTPSESLSNNNSDVFSVFEEL from the exons atgtttgacaCCGAACTATTTATTAACGAGGTGAGCATCCGTCCTCCACTTTGGGATCTTAAATTAAAGGACTACAGTAACCGTGATTTAAAATCTAAGCTATGGATTGAGGTGGCCAGGATAGTGCTTTCGAACTGGGAGCAGATGACTAAtgaggaaaaaaataaagaag TAAAGGAATTGCAAAAAAAATGGAGATCACTACGAGATTGTTTTGCGAGGGagatgaaaaacttgaaattacctAGTGGCAGTAgccaaaagaagaagaaaaagtatgTGTACTTCGATCAACTGCTGTTCCTCACTGCGAACAACACTGACAGGAG GACAACCACCAATGTTCCTGATGAGCAACCCGACATTGGAAACGAAAATGCGGCTACTGAAGAAAACAACGAAGATTTGACTGAGGTAGTTGCTTCAGAACCAGCAACACCTAACCAAGTAGCGCCCAACCAAGCAGCGCCTAACcgtatcaacaaaaaatatcgaCAGACTCCCTTTGAAATGGCCGTACTTAAACATTTGACAAATGCAAGCAAGCCAACggatgaagaagaagaagctgATAAGCACTTTCTACTATCCTTTTTGCCTATGTTAAAAAACCTTCCTGTTGACAAAAAATTGTGGGTTCGGATGAAATTTACGGAAGTTATGCAGCAAGCCTTGGCAGTAGAACGCTATAACCCTCCCCCTGCATTTTTTGCCCACTCAAGTCACCAGTGGCAGCAGCTACCAAACGTCCCTAATCATCCCCAATATAACTACCCTAATTGGACGGATGCTTCTCCAAGAGAGCGCCAGGCTAACATTCAGTCCCCTACACCCTCTGAATCGCTTAGTAACAATAATTCGGATGTGTTTAGTGTTTTTGAAGAATTGTAA